One window of the Salvelinus fontinalis isolate EN_2023a chromosome 2, ASM2944872v1, whole genome shotgun sequence genome contains the following:
- the LOC129813354 gene encoding hydroxycarboxylic acid receptor 2-like, whose protein sequence is MANFTTMDDNCCAFESPILDLVLPPILVLEFMFGLMGNIVALWMFIFHMDTWKPNSVYLTHLAVADSIVLFCLPFRADYYRRGKHWIHGDVLCRLMLFLLAANRAAGIFFLTAVAVDRYFKIVHPMNKINRMGLNYALWVSLGLWGLIIAATGYLLANEHFFYRNNRTQCESFNICMGFSPLSTWHNTFYVIQFFLPTTIVTFCTVCITWQLKSKTIDTGGKIKRAVQFVMAVALIFIICFFPSTVSRIAVWILKAWYNECRYFQEANLAFYTSVCFTYFNSVLNPIVYYFSSPAFNGTFLKLFNRLLGRKEEEEQSASPVNGTGIGSPNTVSGTI, encoded by the coding sequence ATGGCGAACTTCACTACTATGGATGACAACTGCTGCGCCTTCGAATCTCCCATTCTGGACCTGGTCCTGCCTCCTATCCTAGTGCTGGAGTTCATGTTTGGGCTGATGGGGAACATTGTGGCTTTGTGGATGTTTATCTTCCACATGGACACCTGGAAGCCCAACTCTGTCTACCTCACACACCTTGCCGTGGCTGACTCCATCGTCCTGTTCTGTCTGCCCTTCAGAGCCGACTACTACAGACGTGGCAAACACTGGATCCATGGTGATGTCCTGTGCCGGCTTATGCTGTTCCTGTTGGCGGCCAACCGTGCCGCTGGCATCTTCTTCCTTACTGCGGTGGCCGTAGACCGTTACTTCAAGATCGTTCACCCTATGAACAAGATCAACCGGATGGGCCTGAACTATGCTCTGTGGGTGTCTCTGGGCCTGTGGGGCCTGATCATCGCTGCAACCGGGTACCTGCTGGCCAATGAACACTTCTTCTACCGCAACAACCGGACGCAGTGCGAGAGCTTCAACATCTGCATGGGCTTCAGCCCGCTTTCTACGTGGCACAACACCTTCTACGTAATCCAGTTCTTCCTGCCAACCACCATCGTCACCTTCTGCACCGTCTGCATAACCTGGCAGCTGAAGAGCAAGACGATTGACACCGGAGGGAAGATCAAGCGGGCGGTGCAGTTCGTCATGGCCGTGGCACTCATCTTCATCATTTGCTTCTTCCCCAGTACGGTGTCTCGGATCGCTGTGTGGATCCTCAAGGCCTGGTACAACGAATGCCGGTATTTCCAAGAGGCCAATCTGGCATTCTACACCTCTGTGTGTTTCACCTACTTCAACAGTGTGCTGAACCCCATCGTATACTACTTTTCCAGCCCGGCCTTCAACGGGACCTTCCTAAAGCTGTTCAACAGACTGctggggaggaaagaggaggaggaacagtcAGCCTCGCCTGTAAACGGGACCGGGATCGGCAGTCCAAACACAGTATCAGGGACGATCTGA